The proteins below come from a single Methyloprofundus sedimenti genomic window:
- a CDS encoding transposase — protein sequence MIGNVQNASIGTYHSVSQKHLQQYLAELC from the coding sequence ATGATTGGTAATGTACAAAATGCGTCAATTGGAACTTATCATTCTGTTAGTCAAAAGCACTTGCAACAGTATCTAGCAGAACTCTGCTAG